GGCCACAAACCTTCTGTATAACCGTCATCCTTCAGCTTGCTGCCGAGAATGATTTTGGTTGCCAAATGCGCCATTGGAATTCCTGTCACCTTACTCAGGAAAGGAACCGTACGCGAGGAGCGTGGATTTACTTCGATTACGTATACTTCGTTCTGATAGATAACAAACTGGATGTTGACCAGTCCAATCGTCTTCAGTTCCTTAGCGATTTTAATTGTGATCTCAGCGATTTTCTCTTTTAGACCTTCATCCAGATATTGCGGAGGATATACGGCGATAGAGTCACCGGAGTGAACACCTGCGCGTTCGACATGTTCCATGATGCCCGGAATAACTACTGTCTCACCATCACAAATCGCGTCTACCTCAACCTCTTTACCTAACATGTAACGGTCAATCAATACCGGATGCTCCGGATTCACTTTCACCGCTTCTACCATGTAGCTAAGCAGTTCAGTATCGTTATATACGATTTCCATTGCACGTCCGCCTAGTACGTAGGAAGGACGTACCAGCACCGGATACCCAAGGGATTGTGCAGTTTCTACAGCTTGATCCACGTCGGTAACCGTCTTACCTTTCGGTTGAGCGATATCAAGGCGTGCCAGCAAAGCTTCGAATTTCTTACGGTTCTCAGCTTCATCAATGCTATCAAGGCTAGTTCCAAGAATCTTCACACCAGCAGCACTTAGAGGTGCCGCAAGGTTAATCGCTGTTTGACCTCCGAATTGAACAATAACTCCAATCGGATTCTCTTGCGCAATTACGTTCATGACATCTTCGAAGAATAATGGTTCAAAGTACAACCGGTCCGAAGTATTAAAGTCTGTAGATACAGTCTCAGGGTTATTATTGATGATAACCGCTTCATATCCAGCCTTTTGAATGGCCCATACCGCATGAACTGTGGAGTAATCGAACTCAATCCCTTGACCGATCCGGATTGGACCAGATCCCAGCACGATAACCTTTTGCTTATCAGAATGAATGACCTCGTTCTCAGTCTCATAAGTCGAGTAGTAATAAGGTGTAGAAGCTTCGAACTCAGCCGCACAAGTATCTACCATTTTGAACACAGGTGTTAAACCTTGCTCCAAACGTAGCGCGCGCACATCAGCTTCTTTGGTGAATTTCCCATTCGCTTGTCCTTCTGCACGAATCTCAGCAATCGCACGGTCTGTAAAGCCTTTACGTTTCGCTTGGTATAGAGTTTCCGCAGACAAAGTTTCTTCGCCGCGAATAACCTCTTCAAAGTTAATCAAACCTTCAATTTTGGAGAGGAACCACCAGTCCACGTTCGTAATATCCTGGATTTCTTGCAAACCGTAACCACGGCGGAAAGCTTCAGCAATCAGGAACAGACGCTCATCGTCAGGCTTCGCAAGACGTTCACGCAGCACGCTCTCTTCCAGTGACTCTGCACCTGGCAGACGGAACCGGTGAACACCAATTTCCAAGGAACGGATCGCTTTATGAATCGATTCTTCAAAAGTACGGCCGATCGCCATTACTTCGCCTGTCGCTTTCATTTGCGTACCCAGCTTACGGTTCGCATGAATGAACTTGTCGAACGGCCAGCGTGGAATTTTACTTACGATATAGTCAAGTGTAGGCTCGAAGCATGCATAAGTCTGTCCGGTAACCGGATTGACGATTTCATCCAGCGTGTAACCCATCGCGATTTTGGCAGCCATTTTGGCAATCGGATATCCAGTTGCTTTGGACGCCAAAGCCGAGGAACGGCTGACACGCGGGTTTACTTCGATTACATAATATTGATAACTTTGCGGATCAAGTGCGAATTGTACGTTACATCCACCCTCAATATTCAGGGCGCGGATGATTTTGAGCGAAGCTGTGCGCAGCATTTGGTATTCACGATCCGATAACGTCTGGCTAGGTGCCACAACGATACTGTCACCTGTATGTACGCCTACAGGATCAAAGTTCTCCATGTTGCAGACAACGATACAGTTGTCATTAGCATCACGCATAACCTCGTATTCAACTTCCTTCATGCCGGCAATACTCTTCTCAACCAGACATTGTCCGATCGGGCTGTAACGAATTCCTGCTTTGACAGTTTCACGCAGCTCTTCTTCGTTATCGCAGATCCCGCCGCCTGTGCCGCCAAGCGTATAAGCTGGACGTACAATCAGAGGGAATCCAATTTCCTCAGCGAATTTCATTGCTTCATCTACAGTAGTGATAATGGTGCTGTCCGGTACAGGTTGATCCAATTCACGCATTAGATCACGGAACAAATCGCGATCTTCTGCTTTCTCAATGGAATCAAGCTGTGTACCAAGAAGCTTAACATTCTCTTGCTCAAGCACACCTGCACGAGCCAATTCTACAGCCATATTTAGGCCAGTTTGACCGCCCAGCGTTGGAAGCAATCCATCTGGACGCTCTTGGCGAATAATTGCAGTTACGAATTCAAGCGTAATAGGCTCGATGTACACTTTATCTGCAATATTTGTATCTGTCATAATCGTTGCTGGATTGCTGTTAATCAGTACGACTTCCACGCCTTCTTCTTTAAGGGCTTGGCAAGCCTGAGTTCCTGCGTAGTCAAACTCCGCTGCTTGGCCGATGACGATCGGTCCGGAACCGATCACTAGTATTTTTTTAAGTTTATCGTTCTTTGGCATGTTATAGAGCTCCTTTCACGGCTTCAAGCTGTAAGTTAGTTTTTGGCGCCGTGATTCTGGCGTTTGCCGCAAGTTGTGCCTGACGTGAAACAACAGGTGTCTTTGCTTTATGATCGGCAATCAATTGAAGGAAGCGATCGAACAAGTAGCTGCTGTCATGTGGTCCTGGCGCCGCTTCTGGATGATATTGCACCGAAAATGCTGGGTAACGAGTATGTTTAATACCTTCAACAGTCTTATCATTATTATTAATGTGAGTAACTTCTAGTTCAGTGTTCTTCACAGATTCCTCATTCACGGTATAACCATGGTTCTGGGAAGTGATGAAGCAGCGTCCGCTTTCCAATTCCTTCACAGGGTGATTCCCACCGCGGTGACCGAACTTCAGCTTCTCTGTATCCGCTCCACAAGCAAGTGCAAACAACTGATGACCAAGGCAGATGCCGAAGATCGGATATTCACCAAGCAATTCAGAAATCGTCTTGACAGCGTGAGGCACATCTTTAGGGTCCCCAGGGCCGTTGGACAGTAGGATACCATCTGGGTTCAGACGGCGAACTTCTTCCGCTTTTACATCATGTGGCACTACAACAACATCACAACCACGTTCGTTAAGCTCACGTAGGATACCAGCCTTCGCACCGTAATCCACAAGTACAATTCTTTCTTTGTTGCCTGGGCTGCTGTACGAACTTGCAGTTGATGTACGAGCTACCTGATTGCGCAATTCCTCAATCGTAGTATTTCCCATCATTTCCATCAGTTCCTCTACACGTTTGTTAGAGGTGGTCAAGATCGCTTTCATTGTTCCGTAGTGGCGAATAATCCGAGTCAACATCCGAGTATCAATCTCGCTGATCCCTGGAATATCGTATTCTTTCAACAAGTCGTCCACACTATATTCAGCACGCCAGTTACTAGGTACTTCTTCATGACGGCGCACTACAAAGCCGTGTACAAAAGGTCGAACAGATTCAAAGTCATCCCGAGTAATTCCGTAGTTCCCGATCAATGGGTAAGTCATAGTAACGATTTGTCCGCAATATGAAGGGTCAGACAGCACCTCTTGATATCCTGTAATTCCTGTATTAAAAACAACCTCGCCTGTCTTTTCGCCCTCAGCGCCAAATGCGGTACCTGTAAATAAAGTTCCGTCTTGCAGCAGCAATCTCGCCTGCATTCCATTCCACTCCTTCTTGTTTCTGTAGTCTAATGCTTATGCCTTACAAGCCTTCCGGAGTGAACGTGTACACAATCGCTGCATCCGTAAAGATCAGCAACTCCGCCCCACCAGTCCGCTAGTTTTTCTCAGTCCATACGGCTTTGCCGTCTACCCATGTCATTACTGGCCAGCCCTTAAGCTTCCAGCCACCGAAAGGGGTATTCCGTCCTTTACTTGCGAAAGATCCTGGGTCTACTTCTTTCTCCTGCTCCAAATCAATCAGTGTCAAATCTGCAGGAGCTCCGATATCCATCACACCGGTGTTCAGTCTAAATACCCGTGCAGGATCAGCAGTCATTCTTTGTACTAGTAAGGATAAATCCCATTTCCCTGTTGCTACAAACGCTGTGTATAGTAGTGGGAAAGCTGTTTCGAATCCAACGATACCAAAAGGTGCAAGTTGCATGCCTTTAGCCTTCTCTTCCTCACTATGCGGCGCATGATCCGTAACAATCATATCTAGTGTGCCGTCAAGCAAACCTTCGATACATGCTTCAACATCGCGGCGGGAGCGAAGCGGCGGGTTCATTTTCCAATTGGCATCAAGGCCTGGAATATCTTCTTCAGAGAGCAGCAAGTGATGCGGACACACTTCAGCAGTTACTTTAATACCGATTTCTTTCGCTTGGCGAATCAGTCGCACCGATTGTTCAGTACTTACATGGCACACATGGTAATGAACGCCTGTCGCTTCAGCCAGCAAAATATCGCGTCCAACATGGATGGCTTCTGACTCATTTGGAATTCCTTTCAGGCCATGCTTTCTTGCGAACTCACCTTCGGCTACACAGCAGCCTTCAACCAGTGAATTATCCTCGCAGTGAGCAATGACTGGCATATCCAGTGCTGCGGCGATGTTCATAGCATCTTTCATCATTTGAGCACTTTGCACGCCCACGCCGTCATCGGTATAACCAATAGCTCCAGCTTCTTTAAGCGCTGCAAAATCAGTCAGCTCACGTCCGAGCTCATTTTTCGTAATGGCTGCATAAGGAAGGACTTTAACGAGTCCTGCTTCACGCGCTTTGTCTTTGACAAATTGTACGATTTCCGGGGTATCTGTTACTGGACGGGTATTAGGCATACAAGCGATGGTTGTAAATCCGCCTTTGGCAGCCGAACGACTTCCGGTTTCCACTGTTTCCTTGTGTTCAAATCCCGGTTCGCGTAAGTGCACATGCATATCAATGAGTCCTGGAATGAGCAGCTTACCTTCAGCATCAATGATCTCTCCAGCTTCTGGAGCAGCTTCATTTCCATCGATTAAGGCCGAGATAACACCTTCTTCAAGTACAATATGTTTCCGCTCTAACAAGCCTTCCTTAGTCAATACGCTGGCGTTTCTAATAATCACTGTCATGATTCTACCTTTACCCACAGATCCCGGCTGCGGGCCCTCTCGTTATTATATAATAAAAATTCATGTTTGTGTATATTTATTAGTCCTTATTCATCATCATTCTTTAAACTTTATAATAAAGCTCTTTCGAGAACTGCCATCCGAACCGGAACCCCATTAGACATTTGCGGGAAAATCCTAGATTGACTGCTCTCTACAACTGCATCATCAATCTCGACATTCCGGTTAACCGGAGCTGGGTGCATAATGATTGTATCTTTTGCGAGCTTAGCTGCGCGTTCTTCCGTTAAACCATAATGTCTGCGGTAATCTTCCGCGGAAAGTACGATGCCAGAAGAATGACGTTCCAGCTGTACACGAAGCATCATTACAACATCTGCTTTAAGAGCTTCCTCTATGGTTACATAAGGTGCGTATTCCATAAGCTCAGGAGCCTTCATATTCTCCGGTGCACAGAATTGCACTTTAGCCCCTAGCTTTGTAAGTCCCCAGAGATTGGAGCGTGCTACCCGGCTATGCATGATGTCCCCGATAATAGAAACCGTGAGACCCTTTAAATCTCCAAACGTTTTGGTCATGGTGTAAAGATCAAGCAGCGCTTGTGTTGGATGTTCATTGTTGCCGTCACCCGCATTAATAAGCGGTATGGACACCTTCTCAGCTAACTGCTGCAGCACACCTGCAGGCTTCAAACGCACAACTCCGGCATCGATCCCCATCGATTCCAGTGTGCGTACTGTATCGTAGATCGACTCCCCTTTTTCTACACTAGAAGCTGCAGCCGTAAAATTCAGTACTTGTGCACCCAGTCGTTTCTCTGCCATTTCAAAGGAGAAACGAGTGCGTGTGCTGTTCTCAAAGAACATGTTAGAAATAAAATGCGAGTTCAAAATGGGAGTTAGCTTCTCGCTCTGATTGTCCCAGTATGCCGTTCTGTCCAGCAGCCCAGTGATTTCCGACCGGTCAAGCTCTTTTATTCCCAGCAGACTACGTTCCTTTACCTTGGTAAGTGTCATGATGTTATCGTTCCTCCCGGTTTGAAATAATGTAGACCTCATCTTTGCCGTCGTATTCCTTCAGCGCCACTTCAATCTGCTCATGCTTTGAGGTAGGTACATTCTTACCGATGTAGTCTGGTCGGATCGGCAGTTCGCGGTGTCCACGGTCAGCCAGTACTGCCAGTTGAATCATTCGTGGGCGTCCGCAATCCATCAAAGCGTCCATCGCCGCGCGGATGGTGCGTCCGGTGTAAAGCACATCGTCGAACAAAATGACCTTCTTATCATGGATGCCATCATTGCCGGAAGTAATAATGACGTCACTCTTCACTACTGCTTCACTGCCTCCTACTTCACGGTCATCCCGATAATGCGTGATGTCGAGTTCGCCGTAAGGAATCTCGACGCCTTCAATTTCCTTGATCCGCTCAGCGATGCGCTGTGCTAGGTACACGCCTCGTGTTCGGATACCGACCAGCAGACAATTTTCAATCCCTTTGTTCTTCTCCAAAATCTCATGAGCAATACGCGATAATGCCCGGCGGATCGCCGTTTCGTCCATAATTACATTTTTCTCAGTAACCATAATCTTGTCACCCTCCACTTGTTTCGCCTGTTCAAGTTCCTGGAAATCAAAAAACTCCTTGCCTATTAACAGGCAAGGAGTGAAATCCGCAGATGAAGAAGATGATGGCCGCGCGCATAAAAAGACAGTCCGGTGTATACACTCGGATACCTTTCTAAGAGTCGCGAACCTCGATTCACGTTACCTTGCCAGCCTCACAGGACTGAATTAAAGGCGCTATTCATTTAATGAGAATTATGACAGAACAAACCCTGCATGTCAACATTATCTGCCTAAACTACAACACTTTCCAAGACTGCTTCTATTAACAACAAAAGGAAGGCGGTATTATGGGGAAAACCGGAAAACCTCCCTATAATTAGGCCACAATAGTCATTATGATCAGGTTATGCGGAATTCCTCCCTATAAATTGAAGGATTTCCTTGAATACAATTAAATATGCTGATATAGAGGGGGGAATTCCCTATATTCTAGCGGATTGAAGCTAAAATACAAAATTAGAGGGAAGAATTCCCTATCTTACAGTAGCTCTATTCTACACTAGTCTAATCCACAGTAGACTAGCCATCACATAAAGAAAAACCACCCAAGGTTTCCCCTAGGCGGCTTCAATGTCTAACTAATGTTTAAAATTCAAACTCCACATCGCTTAAGCGTCTTTGGATTTCAGAGATGACACGTCTTTCTTCCTCTTCCCCTTTAGCAATAAAGGTAACAGAGAAACGTACAAACGGACCTGCATCATCCCAAGGCACGGTGGAGATTAGCTTCTCACGGATCAGGAATTGCGAGAAATCCTCACCGGATTCGAAACGGCGACCACCTTTGACACCCTTAGGTGCTGCAACATAAAGGAAGAAGGAGCCCTTTGGTTTCTCAGCTTGGAAGCCCAGGCTGTTCAGTGCATCTACCAACAGGTTGTGACGACGAGAATACTTGGCAGCAATCGCTTCAGTAATCTCTGGATGAGCAAGACCGTAAGCCGCAGCTTTTTGAATCGCG
This genomic stretch from Paenibacillus sp. FSL H7-0737 harbors:
- the carB gene encoding carbamoyl-phosphate synthase large subunit; protein product: MPKNDKLKKILVIGSGPIVIGQAAEFDYAGTQACQALKEEGVEVVLINSNPATIMTDTNIADKVYIEPITLEFVTAIIRQERPDGLLPTLGGQTGLNMAVELARAGVLEQENVKLLGTQLDSIEKAEDRDLFRDLMRELDQPVPDSTIITTVDEAMKFAEEIGFPLIVRPAYTLGGTGGGICDNEEELRETVKAGIRYSPIGQCLVEKSIAGMKEVEYEVMRDANDNCIVVCNMENFDPVGVHTGDSIVVAPSQTLSDREYQMLRTASLKIIRALNIEGGCNVQFALDPQSYQYYVIEVNPRVSRSSALASKATGYPIAKMAAKIAMGYTLDEIVNPVTGQTYACFEPTLDYIVSKIPRWPFDKFIHANRKLGTQMKATGEVMAIGRTFEESIHKAIRSLEIGVHRFRLPGAESLEESVLRERLAKPDDERLFLIAEAFRRGYGLQEIQDITNVDWWFLSKIEGLINFEEVIRGEETLSAETLYQAKRKGFTDRAIAEIRAEGQANGKFTKEADVRALRLEQGLTPVFKMVDTCAAEFEASTPYYYSTYETENEVIHSDKQKVIVLGSGPIRIGQGIEFDYSTVHAVWAIQKAGYEAVIINNNPETVSTDFNTSDRLYFEPLFFEDVMNVIAQENPIGVIVQFGGQTAINLAAPLSAAGVKILGTSLDSIDEAENRKKFEALLARLDIAQPKGKTVTDVDQAVETAQSLGYPVLVRPSYVLGGRAMEIVYNDTELLSYMVEAVKVNPEHPVLIDRYMLGKEVEVDAICDGETVVIPGIMEHVERAGVHSGDSIAVYPPQYLDEGLKEKIAEITIKIAKELKTIGLVNIQFVIYQNEVYVIEVNPRSSRTVPFLSKVTGIPMAHLATKIILGSKLKDDGYTEGLWPESDYVSVKVPVFSFAKLRRVEPTLGPEMKSTGEVMGRDKLYAKALYKGLIGAGMKIPATGAIIVTVADKDKAEAVELMKGFHSMGYKIIATGGTAQALEEAGLNVMNVNKLDEGAPNILDLIRGGQANFVFNTLTKGKTPERDGFRIRREAVENGVVCMTSLDTVTALLRMLQTINFSSQSMPAFVGQLN
- a CDS encoding dihydroorotase, with product MTVIIRNASVLTKEGLLERKHIVLEEGVISALIDGNEAAPEAGEIIDAEGKLLIPGLIDMHVHLREPGFEHKETVETGSRSAAKGGFTTIACMPNTRPVTDTPEIVQFVKDKAREAGLVKVLPYAAITKNELGRELTDFAALKEAGAIGYTDDGVGVQSAQMMKDAMNIAAALDMPVIAHCEDNSLVEGCCVAEGEFARKHGLKGIPNESEAIHVGRDILLAEATGVHYHVCHVSTEQSVRLIRQAKEIGIKVTAEVCPHHLLLSEEDIPGLDANWKMNPPLRSRRDVEACIEGLLDGTLDMIVTDHAPHSEEEKAKGMQLAPFGIVGFETAFPLLYTAFVATGKWDLSLLVQRMTADPARVFRLNTGVMDIGAPADLTLIDLEQEKEVDPGSFASKGRNTPFGGWKLKGWPVMTWVDGKAVWTEKN
- the carA gene encoding glutamine-hydrolyzing carbamoyl-phosphate synthase small subunit, with protein sequence MQARLLLQDGTLFTGTAFGAEGEKTGEVVFNTGITGYQEVLSDPSYCGQIVTMTYPLIGNYGITRDDFESVRPFVHGFVVRRHEEVPSNWRAEYSVDDLLKEYDIPGISEIDTRMLTRIIRHYGTMKAILTTSNKRVEELMEMMGNTTIEELRNQVARTSTASSYSSPGNKERIVLVDYGAKAGILRELNERGCDVVVVPHDVKAEEVRRLNPDGILLSNGPGDPKDVPHAVKTISELLGEYPIFGICLGHQLFALACGADTEKLKFGHRGGNHPVKELESGRCFITSQNHGYTVNEESVKNTELEVTHINNNDKTVEGIKHTRYPAFSVQYHPEAAPGPHDSSYLFDRFLQLIADHKAKTPVVSRQAQLAANARITAPKTNLQLEAVKGAL
- the pyrR gene encoding bifunctional pyr operon transcriptional regulator/uracil phosphoribosyltransferase PyrR, which codes for MVTEKNVIMDETAIRRALSRIAHEILEKNKGIENCLLVGIRTRGVYLAQRIAERIKEIEGVEIPYGELDITHYRDDREVGGSEAVVKSDVIITSGNDGIHDKKVILFDDVLYTGRTIRAAMDALMDCGRPRMIQLAVLADRGHRELPIRPDYIGKNVPTSKHEQIEVALKEYDGKDEVYIISNREER
- a CDS encoding aspartate carbamoyltransferase catalytic subunit, which encodes MTLTKVKERSLLGIKELDRSEITGLLDRTAYWDNQSEKLTPILNSHFISNMFFENSTRTRFSFEMAEKRLGAQVLNFTAAASSVEKGESIYDTVRTLESMGIDAGVVRLKPAGVLQQLAEKVSIPLINAGDGNNEHPTQALLDLYTMTKTFGDLKGLTVSIIGDIMHSRVARSNLWGLTKLGAKVQFCAPENMKAPELMEYAPYVTIEEALKADVVMMLRVQLERHSSGIVLSAEDYRRHYGLTEERAAKLAKDTIIMHPAPVNRNVEIDDAVVESSQSRIFPQMSNGVPVRMAVLERALL